In one window of Mycobacteriales bacterium DNA:
- a CDS encoding WYL domain-containing protein, protein MSGTRGQLPRLLALVPYLLARPGVRLADVAADFGVDEERLRADLNLLWVCGLPGHGPGDLIDVEFEGDTVTLLEPAGVTRPLRLTVDEALALIVALRALADTPGLEEKDAVDRALIKVEQAAGDAAEPAHRVEVAVEGEQRVLPVARRALDQGRRLHLSYYVPGRDETTERDVDPMRLLLVEGRSYLEAWCRRVDGVRLFRLDRVREVTLLEQPAAPPPEAAPRDLSQGLFRPAPDDLLVTLALRPEAAWVADYHPCESVTQSGGGGLVVHLRARDTGWVRRLALRLGDSGRVLAPAELAQSVRADAASALAAYQEG, encoded by the coding sequence GTGAGCGGCACGCGAGGGCAGCTTCCCCGCCTGCTGGCGCTGGTGCCGTACCTGCTGGCCCGACCGGGGGTGCGGCTGGCGGACGTGGCTGCGGACTTCGGCGTCGACGAGGAGCGGCTGCGCGCGGACCTCAACCTGCTCTGGGTCTGCGGACTGCCGGGACACGGGCCGGGCGACCTGATCGACGTGGAGTTCGAGGGGGACACCGTCACCCTGCTCGAGCCGGCCGGGGTGACCCGGCCGCTGCGACTGACGGTCGACGAGGCGCTGGCCCTGATCGTGGCGCTGCGCGCGCTCGCGGACACGCCCGGGCTGGAGGAGAAGGACGCTGTCGACCGGGCGCTGATCAAGGTCGAGCAGGCCGCGGGCGACGCCGCCGAGCCGGCGCACCGCGTCGAAGTGGCCGTCGAGGGCGAGCAGCGGGTACTCCCGGTCGCGCGCCGCGCCCTCGACCAGGGCCGCCGGCTGCACCTGTCCTACTACGTCCCCGGGCGCGACGAGACCACCGAGCGGGACGTCGACCCGATGCGGCTGCTGCTCGTGGAGGGCCGCAGCTACCTGGAGGCGTGGTGCCGCCGGGTCGACGGGGTGCGGCTGTTCCGCCTGGACCGGGTACGCGAGGTGACCCTGCTCGAGCAACCGGCCGCACCGCCGCCGGAGGCCGCACCCCGCGACCTGTCCCAGGGGCTGTTCCGGCCGGCCCCGGACGACCTGCTGGTCACCCTGGCGCTGCGTCCCGAGGCGGCCTGGGTGGCCGATTACCACCCGTGCGAGTCGGTCACGCAGTCGGGCGGCGGAGGACTGGTCGTGCACCTGCGGGCGCGGGACACCGGCTGGGTGCGCCGCCTCGCCCTGCGACTGGGCGACTCCGGACGGGTGCTGGCACCGGCTGAGCTCGCCCAGTCGGTCCGCGCCGACGCGGCGTCGGCACTGGCTGCCTACCAGGAGGGCTGA
- a CDS encoding DUF3866 family protein, producing MTGVQWRRGEVVALGPSWSGAQELDVDVDGSVLRALAHPPLVGQPQVGDVVLVNVGALDLGLGTGGYALVVALPERLPADREGVGHLVKARYTPLQTVVLGADEQDSPSHDLLAGDDLLPGTPVVVADLHSSLPAVLAGVLEARPATRVSYVMTDGGALPLWFSRAVAALAPRLAGTVTVGQAFGGDLEAVTLHSGLLAAVRVQQAEIVVVTQGPGNLGTGTTWGFSGVAAGEAVNAAAAVGGRPVAVLRMSQADRRPRHCGVSHHSTTAYGRVALAPADVVVPASYAELVGADLFPRHRRVDVRDDDLVEILRPWSPLLSSMGRGLDDDPLAFVAAAAAGRHAAALL from the coding sequence GTGACAGGCGTCCAGTGGCGGCGCGGCGAGGTCGTGGCGCTGGGCCCGTCCTGGTCCGGTGCGCAGGAGCTCGACGTCGATGTCGACGGCAGCGTGCTGAGGGCGCTCGCCCACCCGCCGCTGGTCGGGCAGCCGCAGGTCGGCGACGTCGTGCTGGTGAACGTCGGCGCGCTCGACCTCGGGCTGGGCACTGGCGGCTACGCGCTGGTCGTGGCCCTGCCGGAGCGGCTGCCGGCCGACCGGGAAGGCGTGGGCCATCTGGTGAAGGCCCGCTACACGCCGCTGCAGACGGTGGTGCTGGGCGCGGACGAGCAGGACTCCCCCAGCCATGACCTGCTCGCCGGGGACGACCTCCTGCCGGGAACGCCGGTGGTCGTGGCCGACCTGCACTCCTCGCTGCCCGCCGTGCTGGCGGGGGTGCTGGAGGCGCGGCCGGCGACCCGCGTGTCGTACGTGATGACCGACGGCGGCGCCCTGCCGCTGTGGTTCAGCCGGGCGGTTGCGGCCCTGGCGCCGAGGCTGGCCGGCACCGTCACCGTCGGGCAGGCCTTCGGTGGCGACCTGGAGGCCGTGACGCTGCACAGCGGGCTGCTCGCCGCGGTGCGGGTGCAGCAGGCCGAGATCGTCGTCGTCACGCAGGGGCCGGGCAACCTCGGCACCGGGACGACGTGGGGGTTCTCCGGAGTCGCCGCCGGCGAGGCGGTCAACGCCGCTGCCGCGGTCGGCGGACGGCCGGTCGCCGTCCTGCGGATGTCGCAGGCCGACCGCCGCCCCCGGCACTGCGGCGTCAGTCACCACAGCACCACGGCGTACGGGCGGGTCGCGCTCGCGCCGGCCGACGTGGTGGTGCCGGCCTCGTACGCCGAACTGGTGGGGGCCGACCTGTTCCCGCGCCACCGCCGGGTGGACGTGCGGGACGACGACCTGGTCGAGATCCTGCGCCCGTGGTCGCCGCTGTTGTCGTCGATGGGTCGGGGCCTCGACGACGACCCGCTGGCCTTTGTCGCGGCGGCCGCCGCCGGGCGGCACGCCGCAGCGCTGCTGTGA
- the pafA gene encoding Pup--protein ligase — MERRILGIENEYGVTCTFRGQRRLSPDEVARYLFRRVVSWGRSSNVFLRNGARLYLDVGSHPEYATPECDRAVDLVTHDKAGERILEGLLMDAERRLREEGIAGDIYLFKNNTDSAGNSYGCHENYLVGRQGEFSRLADVLIPFLVSRQIVVGAGKVLQTPRGAVYCVSQRAEHIWEGVSSATTRSRPIINTRDEPHADAERFRRLHVIVGDSNMNECTTLLKIGATDLVLRMIEAGVVMRDLTLENPIRAIREISHDVTGRRKVKLANGREASALEMQREYYGKAVDFIARRGGDDVVQRVLDLWGRTLTAVETGDLSLVDREIDWVTKHQVIERYRLKHDLPLSSPRVAQLDLAYHDVNRRRGLYYLLERTGAVERATTDLAVFEAKSVPPQTTRARLRGEFIRRAQEKRRDFTVDWVHLKLNDQAQRTVLCKDPFRAVDDRVDKLIASM; from the coding sequence GTGGAGCGTCGAATTCTGGGGATCGAGAACGAGTACGGCGTGACCTGCACCTTCCGCGGGCAGCGCCGGCTCTCGCCGGACGAGGTCGCCCGCTACCTGTTCCGCCGGGTGGTGTCCTGGGGACGCAGCTCCAACGTCTTCCTGCGCAACGGCGCCCGGCTCTACCTCGACGTCGGCAGCCATCCGGAGTACGCCACCCCCGAGTGCGACCGGGCCGTCGACCTGGTCACCCACGACAAGGCGGGGGAGCGGATCCTGGAGGGGCTGCTCATGGACGCCGAGCGGCGGCTCCGTGAGGAGGGCATCGCCGGCGACATCTACCTGTTCAAGAACAACACCGACAGCGCGGGCAACTCCTACGGCTGCCACGAGAACTACCTGGTGGGCCGGCAGGGGGAGTTCTCCCGGCTGGCCGACGTGCTGATCCCCTTCCTGGTCAGCCGGCAGATCGTGGTCGGCGCCGGCAAGGTGCTGCAGACGCCGCGCGGCGCCGTCTACTGCGTCAGCCAGCGCGCCGAGCACATCTGGGAGGGCGTTTCCAGCGCCACCACCCGCAGCCGGCCGATCATCAACACCCGCGACGAGCCGCACGCCGACGCCGAGCGGTTCCGCCGGCTGCACGTCATCGTCGGCGACAGCAACATGAACGAGTGCACGACCCTGCTGAAGATCGGTGCCACCGACCTGGTGCTGCGGATGATCGAGGCCGGCGTGGTGATGCGGGACCTCACGCTGGAGAACCCGATCCGGGCGATCCGCGAGATCAGCCATGACGTCACCGGCCGGCGCAAGGTCAAACTCGCCAACGGCCGGGAGGCCAGCGCGCTGGAGATGCAGCGCGAGTACTACGGCAAGGCGGTCGACTTCATCGCCCGGCGGGGCGGCGACGACGTCGTCCAGCGGGTGCTCGACCTGTGGGGCCGCACGCTGACCGCCGTCGAGACCGGGGACCTGTCGCTGGTCGACCGGGAGATCGACTGGGTGACCAAACACCAGGTGATCGAGCGCTACCGCCTCAAGCACGACCTGCCGCTGTCCAGCCCGCGGGTCGCCCAGCTGGACCTGGCCTATCACGACGTCAACCGCAGGCGTGGTCTGTACTACCTGCTCGAGCGCACCGGGGCGGTGGAGCGGGCCACCACCGACCTGGCCGTGTTCGAGGCCAAGTCGGTGCCGCCACAGACGACGCGCGCCCGGCTGCGCGGGGAGTTCATCCGGCGCGCGCAGGAGAAGCGGCGGGACTTCACCGTGGACTGGGTGCATCTCAAGCTGAATGACCAGGCGCAGCGCACTGTGCTGTGCAAGGACCCGTTCCGCGCGGTCGACGACCGGGTGGACAAGCTCATCGCCAGCATGTGA
- a CDS encoding WYL domain-containing protein yields MSAKKTERLLNLVICLLHTRRFLSVQEIRAAVPGYAQDTEESFRRMFERDKEELRDVGIPLETGTNSAVHDDEPGYRIARRDYELPPITLEPDEAAALGLAARLWQSAPLAGATGTALLKLRAAGVEAPVAPAALEPRVGASEPAFAACLAAVRDGRAVRFGYRASGGKGPQQRAVQPWGVVSWRGRWYLVGHDTDRGAERVFRLSRIVGEVAPLGEPGAVVPPEGVDLRAMVARMATDEPRETARVSLRDGAGWELRREATASAADPDRAGWTVYDIGFADPERLADRVVGFGADAVVLDPQSARAAVVRRLRGLAS; encoded by the coding sequence GTGTCCGCCAAGAAGACCGAGCGGTTGCTCAACCTGGTGATCTGCCTGCTGCACACCCGGCGGTTCCTGTCCGTGCAGGAGATCCGCGCGGCGGTGCCCGGCTACGCGCAGGACACCGAGGAGTCCTTCCGGCGCATGTTCGAACGCGACAAGGAGGAGCTGCGCGACGTCGGTATCCCGCTCGAGACCGGCACCAACAGCGCCGTCCACGACGACGAGCCGGGCTACCGGATCGCCCGCCGCGACTACGAGCTGCCGCCGATCACGCTGGAGCCGGACGAGGCCGCCGCACTGGGCCTGGCCGCCCGGCTGTGGCAGTCCGCGCCGCTGGCCGGCGCCACCGGCACCGCGCTGCTCAAGCTGCGGGCCGCGGGCGTGGAGGCGCCGGTCGCGCCGGCCGCGCTCGAGCCGCGGGTCGGCGCCAGCGAACCGGCGTTCGCGGCCTGTCTGGCGGCCGTCCGCGACGGCCGGGCGGTCCGTTTCGGCTACCGCGCCAGCGGCGGGAAGGGGCCGCAGCAACGCGCCGTCCAGCCCTGGGGCGTCGTGTCGTGGCGCGGCCGCTGGTACCTCGTCGGGCACGACACCGACCGGGGCGCCGAGCGGGTCTTCCGGCTGTCCCGCATCGTGGGGGAGGTGGCCCCGCTCGGGGAGCCGGGGGCGGTCGTGCCCCCCGAGGGGGTGGACCTGCGCGCGATGGTGGCCCGGATGGCGACCGACGAACCGCGCGAGACCGCCCGGGTGTCGCTGCGCGACGGCGCCGGCTGGGAGCTGCGCCGCGAGGCGACGGCCAGTGCGGCCGATCCCGACCGGGCCGGCTGGACGGTGTACGACATCGGCTTCGCCGACCCCGAGCGGCTCGCCGACCGGGTGGTCGGCTTCGGCGCCGATGCCGTCGTCCTGGACCCGCAGAGCGCCCGCGCGGCGGTCGTCCGCCGACTGCGGGGGCTCGCGTCGTGA
- a CDS encoding FKBP-type peptidyl-prolyl cis-trans isomerase → MSPAATDKPSVEIPDGPPPTGLVIDDLTVGDGPEATAGTTCTMQYVGVAWSTKQQFDASWDRGQPFSFGLGQGSVISGWDQGVAGMKVGGRRRLTIPPELGYGSRGAGGVIQGGETLVFVVDLLGVR, encoded by the coding sequence ATGAGTCCCGCAGCCACTGACAAGCCCTCCGTCGAGATCCCCGACGGCCCGCCCCCGACCGGCCTGGTGATCGACGACCTCACCGTCGGCGACGGTCCGGAGGCCACCGCCGGCACCACCTGCACCATGCAGTACGTCGGTGTCGCCTGGTCGACCAAGCAGCAGTTCGACGCCTCCTGGGACCGCGGCCAGCCGTTCAGCTTCGGCCTGGGCCAGGGCAGCGTCATCTCCGGCTGGGACCAGGGTGTGGCCGGCATGAAGGTCGGCGGGCGACGCCGGCTGACGATCCCGCCGGAGCTCGGTTACGGCTCGCGTGGCGCCGGCGGCGTCATCCAGGGCGGCGAGACGCTGGTCTTCGTGGTCGACCTGCTGGGCGTCCGCTGA